A window of Aurantibacillus circumpalustris genomic DNA:
TGTAACAGTGAGCGATGGTATAATGACAGATACGTTAAAAGAGATCGATCCGTCAGTAGGTTATATTTATGTTGGCTTAAAACTCATTGGAAAGCAAGGCGGAACTTATACCATAAGAGTAAGTACTGGAGGTAAAACTTTTGAAACAAGCAGTACTATTTTAAATCCAGTAAAACTTGATACACTCTATTTTGATAAAATAAAAGGCGATACGCTTGGTTTCATTGCACAAAAATTATCTGAACCTGCGGGCAGTGGTGATAATTACAGGTGGTCTGCAAAGCGTTTAGGACGTGATCAGTTTTACACATCCCCGTTTAATTCGGTATTTGACGATAAGTTTATTGATGGAAAGTCCTTTAATTTTTCTTACAATCGCGGTGTACAGCCTAATCAAAGAGCACAAAACTCAAGCGATCCGGAAAGAGGTTATTTTAAAGCCGGAGATACAGTCGTGGTAAAATTCTGTAAGATCGGCAAAAAAGAATTTGATTTTTGGCACACGTATTATTTAAACAGATCCAGTAATTTTAATCCTTTTAGCTCACCAACGAATATAAAAAGTATGTTTAATAACTATCAGGAATGTTTTGGCGCTTTTGTTGCCTACGCTCCAAGTTTTGATACGATAATTATTCCTAGAGAATAGAACATCTTTAGTTTTACATCTTCCTCCCGATAGCCATCGGGATTACATTTCCCCTAGTATTTCTCCAGCTTCTCACTAAAACTTAAATCACGCGTCGCTGCATGAATCTTAATATTAATAAGCAATTCAGAGCAATCATGCTTCAAAGTTTCTGTCTGAATGTTATGTATCAGTTTATATACCGCATCTGAATTTCCTTCAATAACGGTTTCAAAAGGACAGACCTTGTAATTTAAACCACTGGTTTGTATTAGCGCTATCGCTTTATCAATAAGCTCGTATTTGTTTTCTTTGGCACCAATAGGTAACAATTGTATTGCAGCGTTTATTTTCATATTTATAAGGTAAGTTGTGATAATTTTAATGACATAGTATTTACTAAATTTCCTAGAGGTTTCTCAGCCATAGCTTTAATAAAAGGATTAAGATCGCCAAGTAAATCAATTTTACATTCACCAGGCGCTTCTGCATCTCCCATAAACTGAACCTTTAAACTAAAATTAAATTTGGCTAAACCATTGCTCGAAAATAAAATAAAATCGTTAGTAACTTTTTCTTCTACAATAATTGTCATCTCCGTTATTCCCTTTATTGTAAAAGAACATTCATTTTCTGAATATTTAAAATCTTGTACTTTATCTTCTGGTAAAATGGTACCAAAATTTTTAAAATCACTTAGGAAGTTATAAAGATCTTTTATACTCGATACCGTTTTATTCGTTTCACTGTTAATTGTAAACTTTGCCACACTTATTTATTTAAGATTTCGTATTTAACTAAAAAACTAGAACGGATTTTAATTTTCTTGAACCCGATTTGACTATCAGAATCCTCCGATAATTTTTCGCTCCGCATCGACATTGCATTTGCATACATGGGCACCGGTGCATTTTGAACATAATTCTCATGCTCCTTTATCTCTATAGGTTTTCCAGCTTGTTGTCCTACTGCAGCTAATAAATAATCAATTTTTTCTTTAGCAGCCTTAACTGCCTTTATTCTATTTTCTTTTTGCAAATCAAGTATTTTTGAGTGAGAGTATCTTGAAATAAAAGCGTCATTCGCATTAATTTTATCCAAACGTTCATATACCTTGCTTAACATATCAGCATTGCTAACTTTCAACAAATAAGATTTTTTCACAAGTACATCCTTTGTTGATCTACGAACCTTGCCATAATCAGCATCAGCAGAATTAAGGGTTAAATCATTTAAATCAAGTCCTAGTTCTTTAATGTTTTTTTTGAGATCCCCTTCTTGTTTTTCAATGGTTACTTTGTCTTTACCGTCCATCCGCTCTAGCAAAGTAATCGTTACATAAATCTCATCGGGAGTAACTTCTGTTTCACTGGTACCGGTAACTTCTATAAAGTTTTTACCACCAAGCTCTAATGAATTTTGAGCAAGTGTAGAATAAACACTCGTGAAGATCAGACATAAAATTAAAAATAGTTGCTTCATTTCATTAAAATTAAAAATGCATACCAAAAGTATGCATTAGAAATTAATATATCAGTTTAATTTAGCTTTATTTCACACAGTTTTCACTCCACAATGCAGGATTTGTGCGCCACTCCTTTAAACTCTTGATATCTTTTTCATCAACGTATTCTCTCTGCAATGCGGCATTTATCAATGTTGAATAATTTGTCAGAGTTTCAATACGACAATTTGCTTTCTTAAAATTTTCAATAGCCTGATCAAATCCGTATGTGAAAATAGCCACCATGCCTTTTACGTTGCACCCTTTTTCACGTAAGGCTTCTACAGCTTTTAAACTGCTTCCACCAGTACTAATAAGATCTTC
This region includes:
- a CDS encoding DUF4249 domain-containing protein, with translation MKKYFCYIATLLVIASCRKDVKLDLPNYQQKIVIEGSIETGSTALVFVSYSVPYFGEFDFSTPEEAFVKGALVTVSDGIMTDTLKEIDPSVGYIYVGLKLIGKQGGTYTIRVSTGGKTFETSSTILNPVKLDTLYFDKIKGDTLGFIAQKLSEPAGSGDNYRWSAKRLGRDQFYTSPFNSVFDDKFIDGKSFNFSYNRGVQPNQRAQNSSDPERGYFKAGDTVVVKFCKIGKKEFDFWHTYYLNRSSNFNPFSSPTNIKSMFNNYQECFGAFVAYAPSFDTIIIPRE
- a CDS encoding thiamine-binding protein translates to MKINAAIQLLPIGAKENKYELIDKAIALIQTSGLNYKVCPFETVIEGNSDAVYKLIHNIQTETLKHDCSELLINIKIHAATRDLSFSEKLEKY
- a CDS encoding SIMPL domain-containing protein → MKQLFLILCLIFTSVYSTLAQNSLELGGKNFIEVTGTSETEVTPDEIYVTITLLERMDGKDKVTIEKQEGDLKKNIKELGLDLNDLTLNSADADYGKVRRSTKDVLVKKSYLLKVSNADMLSKVYERLDKINANDAFISRYSHSKILDLQKENRIKAVKAAKEKIDYLLAAVGQQAGKPIEIKEHENYVQNAPVPMYANAMSMRSEKLSEDSDSQIGFKKIKIRSSFLVKYEILNK